The genomic stretch ACAACAGTTcgataaaaaagtttccaacatatcagatgataaaaatattttcgtaatGAACAAACCAATTGTTGGAAAGAAGTGAgcgataaatttcaatactATCACTCTGTCACTtgataattgttaattttttgcatTCAATCGtggacaatttttcataattttaggTATGATATTTCAAAAGATCGAAGCTGATAACAAAGTCTggcaaaaaataacaaattgtCAAGTTGACAAATAAAATCATCTAAGGCGACATTTTCAAAACAGAACTCAAATATGTGTGATGTGCTTTAACCGGAGGAAGAAAGAATGATAAAGTAAAAAGCACCGAACGTGATGAATccataaaaacaaaaaatacaacaacTGATTGTCTATTAACCCTGGAGCATATAATTTAGGAGATAAAAATCTCATCAGGTATACCCATTATTATGTAGGAACAAAGTATTCATTTGTCATGGTATAATATCAGTTTCGCATGGCCAAACTTGGCAAATTAAATGGAATTTTATAAGTTCACACTGTTATAAAACGTATTGAAACTGGCAAGATTGTAATATTTAAATCTATTCTGCTCGAAATGAATTTTCGGACGTAGTATggatgaaaatcgaaaaaacgaaatagaAAGCTGCTAGAACAGTATTTATTGAGTCATGCTCACAAATCGTTTTACGACCGTTGAATGCAGAACATTActtgtatatatttttgtttcttttacgATTAATTTACCTTGAACACTTGTTTCATTACTATAAATGGACTAGGCTGACAGTTTTAAACGCGGtaggttctttttttttaaatatttgactACGATTTTCAGACAGTGCTACAACTTTTGAGCACCCTGCACTCACACAAGCCTTTGTTGATTGCTTGTTAACGAAcgtttataattaatattatccAGCTACtatgatatttattattattattattattgttgttattgttgtttaattgtttatattgGTTGCCATCAAACCCCATTTGAAACAATCATTACTTTAGTAGGGCCCCCcagatttaatattttatattattaataatagtaatcTTTGACAATAGGTACATCTATCTAAAACacttgtaaatataaataaattaaaatggtggtaataataataatacatgcATTGCTGTATTCTagacagaaaaaaatctgaaaacagCCACGGTCGCAGAAACCAAGTACAGctgtatatacctatgtgtGTTTATAGTGAAATCGTTTAAACTTATCCATAAGTGAGCACCAATGTCTCAATCTTCAGCCCGCATACCTCGTACTTCGCCTTGGTGCCGTTGCTAGAAACAATTTAAATACCATACTCAAAAAGCaagactaaaaaaattttggaattattGTACcagccaattttttcatcctatTTGTTTatgtgataatttttcaaaattcatttaattatggagagaatttattttcacaaacgCAATAACATGAAAGTAACTATTCAAAATCTCTATTCAGTAAGtgcgttgaaaacaaaaattcaatttacggTGATGATAGCAATACTTACTCTATCTAATTCTTCTTTAGTATTATCCTCAATGGCCCTAATGTCTGCCATTGTTAATCCTGACCAACGGTCCATCCAGCAGAAGACTTGTCGATGGAAATTGGTAAATAAACGTCTTTCCGCCTTCTGGATAAAGTTTTCAACCCGGGTCTGCAGACCAAACCACTTAAACTCACAAGTTACTAATTTGTAACAAGTCATTACAGGCTGAACATTATTTTTCCAGTCCTTGCCAACCAGCGGCCCTCGGCCTGTCTTTTTGGAATGGAACGTAGATGGATCTTCATCCGCCTTATAATCGGCACTTGCTATTGGATCATTAGCTATGTCTATGTAAACAACTtctcgaattttcaatttatcagcAGGTAATTCGTGCacctaaaattatattacattgaCCGGTTAGATTATCCCAATGATTAGATAAGATGAACGATTCGTGTTCGAGATAGTAGGGCAGCTCATTGATTTTTTgacttgaaaattgaagatgcTTCAGCGCTATTAAAACAAATAATGAAGAACCCATATTTTAATGACAACGATATAAAACTTCAATGTATTCAGCTTGCAGCATAGCTAATAGTGACTAATCCAACCcaatttttcaagtcaaaCTTCAATCTGTTATCTATATTGAATAGTTAATGAGAGCTTACATTATTTTGGTTTCCTACATCTCCAATGTGGAACGATtcaatcataataataaaattgtccTTCATGTATCCTGGGTTCTGAAAAGCGGTGAAAAGGTTACTTCAGACAAATAGAAATATGAGTATGAATCCATCAAACTAAAGCATGCACTGCTACCtgtttagaaaaataatagaGATAATTCACGATATGACTCAACCGATATCAAATAACATTACACGCAGTGAATTTATTAATCTAAGCACATTTAATATATTTACTATCCATAGGCAAGGCATTTCTTCACTGGTAAGACTTGATATCATCAAAACCAAGGTCATAGCCTTGCCGAGGATAGCTCATTTATGTATATGAGCATATTTGGTGAAATTAAtgtttagaaataattttatatatctTTGCACAAACGAAGCAGGCAAAAACGAAGGGATCTTAAATCatcaatgattttgaaaattgatgattACACATTTTACATTGCAGCATAAACTCCAAAACAACAAATGGTCTGTATTTCTATGCGAATAATATTGAATGTGACCTTAATAGATAATACTTAGTAATTGCCAATTACAGTTATCACTGTTTTGCAGTAGGGATAAGCATTCCACGCTTCTTCATGTATTTCCAAAGAGTTTTTTGGTAACAAGAGACGGATGAATGCTGGCACTTTGCTTGCTAAATGGTAGATTTTATACGTGTATTGCCCTGAAGAGTACTTTCCTCCAAGCAACGGATAGTCTGTGAATGgctcatttttcaaaacttctaTTCCTTCTCCACCTCCTGTATTGTTTTTACTCGCCTCAGCGACAGAGTAAAGTTGTGCCACCTGGTACTATaaacatataataattaattgaaagaGATATAGGAGAATAGTAATTTCATCAAGCATGAAATGAGGAATAATGTTGCAACTTCTGTTTTTATCTTATATCTCAACCAAAATAATTCGAACTAGATACATATAAGGTGCAAATAAGTTTACAGACAAACACCTGGATTCAATGATATAAACTTAATCCAATGAAGAATCTCAAGTAACAGATAGGCTTGATATAATTATcatgaaaagaaaacgacTGGACATATTTATCTTGGATGTGTTACATGCAATTGCTCTGCATATCACGTAGGGACAGCCGGTAAAATtgatatctaatttttttttaaactggcAATCTAATAGCAGTGTATTCGGCATATCTAAGCAGCGTGTAAGATCCCGGAATGTTACCGTGCCGTACAATTAAATGCGTAGAAATACGGAGTAAACAATGTTTAGGTGAGTTGTGACTTGGAGATATTACGCAATGTCTGGAAACATTCAATTAACATTTGCTTCCTAGCATATGAATGAAGAGGCAGGTTTTAAaatggtgaaataaaatgaacccAGAATATCCAATAATATTCAATCTTCATTATTGACTTACCTCTTCGACGGTGAGGGGAAGAGTGACACGGCTGTGAACAAAAACAATATAGAGTATTACAATACTGTCAAACTTTAACACTTTGGATCTGTGGCCTTGAACTGTTTTCTCCTAGCACCAAATGGCACATACAATGAAAACACGAGTTACTTTACTGCTTGCAATATGactaatcaaaaaataatctatACATTAGCATAAAATATCGAAGTATGTGGACGTagtttatttctctctctttttttttgttacgcTAGCCCCTTCTTGCGCCAATACCCCTTAGAAAATTGTAGGGATGAGGCTGCCCTCCCCCCTGCCCGTCGCCGTTAAAGATTAGCAACCACCCTCCAGCTTTTGATCAGAATTTGAAGAAATCCAGCCATACGGCTTAAGCGAACTACCTCGATATAAATTAATCGAAAACACTCACAATTCCTTGATCAGCATTTTAGTCAGCAAAGCACATGGACCGGAGATAAATTATCTTTGACGGGGAAAAGGCCACCCTTCCTTCGCTAGGTTCGCTATCTCTTTGCCAACAGCTACACACACACTACCGCCGGCTGCGACTTGCTAGTGCTGCTGCCTGCTGGCACGATACCTCCTCCCCGCCCATTCCACACTCGCAATGACGTCATTCTGTACACTCCGTAACAGAAGTTTTATTTACTAGCTATTCGCGATAGCCTTGTTACAActggaaaataaatcaagcATATGAATCGGAGCAGACCTCAGACGGGGAATCCAAATGATTCGCtgcaaattttaaattgatttacgGTCTGAAATCATGAGGCTGATTTTTTCAACCGAAAAAACTTGCGTCGTATGTAACTAgaaagtatacgtatatatgtatacaccgCAGTATGTTCGCCtcgaagaattgaaaatatctggAAATCGATTCTATGTATTCAACGTGGTGTTGCATTTTATTGTAATGGATTCTGTTTAAAGATTTACGATTATTAACGTAATAAGCAAAAATACGtcgtttcaaaatatttcctcAATCATTACAGGCTTCGTGTCGTAGATTTGATCAATATTGTAATCGATGTTTTCATTACTCAGttataggtttttttttccatcagtTGGTACTTGCTCGTCAGAGACGCATAATATCCCTGCTACCTTCGCTCCTTTCCAGTTCTGCGTTCGCGCTACAAACACGTGGCTGGAGTTTTAGTTGTCGAATTTAAGGTGAAACATTGAATAAATCACGTAAGTAAAAGCTCTAATACGTCTATCCAGTATTACTGTAATTTATCATAATACATTTATCCAACAATCCAGCTCCTGAGTATTGATAACCGTACCGGGTTGCATCTCGGGGTACCCAAACGTCGCCGCCTCTTCTCGATAATTCTGCTTTGTATCGGATATATTTTCCACCTAAAATAccttaatatttaaaaaaatgagacTACCCACACTTGTACCGCGAATTAGTGCCcgattggttgaaaattttactcacaTCATCGGAAAATACAGTATACCTTTTCTCACTATCTTGTGTCAAGTTGCACAAGATCTGCAGGCATGGTGAAGCAAAATTATAGGTTGTAATTCGCGTTCACATTACAACTTTTCCATAAGTTTGGAATATCCGTTTCCTATGTTTCATTTCTCAAGAATCTTCGATTACACTAATGAATTCCATCtgtaaataaaagaaaacaaaataaacgTATATATAATCTGTTCATTTCTTAAACGCTAGTCGCATTATTCGCAGCctatatataaaataacaagttttatttatgactttttgaaaaatacgattCTGAAGTACAGTTTTGAAAAGCCCAACTTGTAACATGATTAACCaaatgtttcttttctttgctATCCAGAATGCCCTTGGCTCGCGATTTCCTGCATCCCAGTCCAGCTGAGGAAAAGAGGCGCCACAAGCTGAAGAGATTGGTCCAGAAGCCAAACAGTTATTTCATGGATGTCAAATGTCCTGGTTGTTATGCAATCAAGACTATCTTTTCGCACGCGCAGCGTGCTGTTGAATGTGACGGATGCCGCACCATCCTTTGCACATCTACCGGAGGCAAGGCTCGCCTCACCGAAGGATGCTCTTTCAGAAAGAAGCCCCAATGCTAATGTATTGGACTCGCCTAATGACTACCTTTacattcaataaataaacatttcaaaaaggaaacaaaaaaatttaactcaAGTGTCTGTTACTATGCTCATACCTTCCATTTTGCATCGAATCCAGATTTAGGGTgacatcattttcaaatataccaTTAAGCTGTATTGAATAACTatactaattttaatttactgtgttaatattatataaattttcaagctGACAAATATCACACAGTAATCTTGTGAATTTGTCTGCATTTGAATACAGATCAAATTATTCATGAACATGGCATTTGCAAAACAGTAAATAGATGGAAATTATCTCATGTAATCTAGTTGGCTAATTTCTTCTGCTCACAATCAGTATAAAACTGTGTCACAAATATCACAGACGTACTATGTGGAATTACCCAAAATCCTGTGCTGCAAAATACGTATGTGGTATATTATCAAGCTTAGtagtttatatgtatatcatatttcttcattttattatttatacatcatggAGCACACAATTTAAATATGTTTGCGGCTATTCGAAAACAATTATGTTTAACAcgatttgtttcaatattatacactATCACTTGTGTTCGTAGCAGATTTCAGTGAGAgtatattatttcaaacaaatgatcTCTCGTGGAATTTCGTATTTCCTTTTCGAATGTGAGCTGAAATAGGTTGCATAATTTAGTGTAACATTTTAACTCAATCATAACATGTACAAggttttaaaaatgtaaacaatTTCAAGAGAAATCTGGACAACGCATccattataattaatttaataattagtAATAAGATTCATATTTCTAAGTTCTTGGGTCGGGAATGATGGTGTTATTCACGAATGCAGAATCGCATCATAAGCGGCAAAGACTCCTGACGCCACCTCCACAGATCGTGACTTTAGTGACAGCTGTAACAAGAAGTATATGCTGCTGTACAAGTCAGAAAAAATGTAACTGATCAATTCCAAAATTGAATCGTACCAATAATAGGTAGCTTCTAAATTGAGTTGCAAAACCATACACaaaagaatttcaatatcAATACTTACTGTGACATTAGGGTTGCCTGGTTGGATTTTGAGTTCGTTAAGAACCCAGACGTTATTGGTCAGCTTGAGGGATTGATAAAGCATATCTTGCCCTTCAACGTTTCTTTTGGCTATTGTAAACACGTTATTTTGTTGCATCTTCTGTACTACCTGATCGGCAGTGAGCATAACTCCAGTCAACGTGTATTGTACCTATTATCAGAAAAAGTGACAAACACATCACATCTATTGAGATACGAGTTTCTTCCAATATCAGACAATTTCAACTAAATTGAAAAAGTCGTTTATTAATCAATTGAAGTAATCTGTTTCTAAACATACGTATAGTTCAAACAATGAGCATCAAGCACCAGTTTGATATACTTCAGTAGGAATATAAATCATACTATAGGCTATTCAATATCTGTATAACATACCTCATTTTGAGCTGGAATATCTTTCCAAGTGGAtaagaaaattcttttatcCAACTGTCCATCTTCAGTGAAGAACACGTTCATTGGTACAAGACAAGCAAAATAGAAGATGCCAATGTTATTCTTCATCGCAACTTGCAGATCATTCAAAGGATCCATACGCTGCACAGCACCAGCCGTTGACAGGATAACGCTTGTTTCAATACTAGCACCCGGGTTAAGAGGACCACCGACTTGCAATGGTGCAGCTGGCGTTAAACCAAAGCTGTTTTTGTTTAGTTGAATTGCAAATCCTCCCATGGGCTGCATTGCTTTATTAGAGAATGTCATATCCATACTGATTTGTCCGTTCCTGGTGGCAAAAAAGAGCATTATTTGTACAATTTCCATGAAGTCGGTGATATGCATGAGCATTTATCACAGTTCTTACTTTCTCGAAAACGTCCCCCAAACATCGAATCCCTTTCCTTTCTCAGCTGGCAGCCAATTCACTTTAGGTGGTATATAGGACGTTGGTGCCTGACTGAATCCAAATATATCGCCCAAAAGGCCAGTGGTGGTTTGAGATATGGCGGGTGCGCTGATAGGGTCATTAGAACCTAAAATACCATCAAGTCCCCCTCCCAACAGATCTAAGCCCAATCCAGATTGCGACGTTGGTGCAGGTGTTACAACGCTTGGACCACCTTTcaggaaaataatatttgcaTGAGAAACTATATCTTCTGtatgaaaatgatgtaaaaacCTGTGacgtgaattttatttagGTTTCATGAGTCATCTGCACTCACCAATGTCCATGCTGAGGAGATCTCCGATCAGCGAATCCTGAGCAGGTATAACTTGTGACTGTGGCTGCGGAACTCGCTGTACAGTATCTTCGTTGGAGTTGCTCCTAGCTGGAAGTGATTTTCTGGCACCAGCAGCTCTTCCCTCCACAAAGGCTGTTGGTGGTTTGTGATAAACAGAGGCTAGACTGGATATGTGACAAATTAGTTCATCTAGAAGCGCGGGTTCCAAAAGGTCAGTTTCTTCGGAAATCAGTGGCTTCTCCGCTAATACGACTTCCTTGGCAGCTGCTGGATCTGTACTGAGTAATCTCCAGTAAATGAAGCCACGGTCTCGAAGATCAGGATTGTCGGAGTCTTGAGTAGCAAGACTGAGTACTTGCTGTACCAGCTCTTGAGTGTCGGTGGGCCGTTTCAggaataattttacaatcgCTGTGAGCAGCTGCAATTGTACCTGCGTATTTTCATCGTGAAATCCTTCTAGGAAACTCTCTAGTAATTCATCGGCATTATCGATTCTCTCCGCGTATTCGCCTATTATCCAGATCATTGACGCTCTTGCTTCCGGCTCGTCTAGAGTGTCCAAATTTTCACACAGGGTTGATATTATACTCTCGTATTTGTTGGGATATTTTCGGAATATGTCCTTGATGACAACAATTGCTTCTTGGACCACGTAATTGACCTGAAACAATAGGTATACATCATTAGTAATCTTGTAGTTAATAACGCGATGAGAATTGTAATAAATAGTTAGTATTTtgcaattcaatatttcacaaaattaaattcaatagCGTGATTTAATGGAGATCTCTAGATGTTCTCagatttcataaaatttttgtacctctaaatattttataaatttatggaTCTCTAAATTACAACATACTTTTGTTTGAATTAAATCCAGTAAGGTAGATACGCAGCGTTCAGCAGAAGGTTCAACTTTGATGGCGCAACGTCCAATGGCTCTAACTGCTTTCCTGACGAAATCTACGTCAACTTCAGTAGCATACTCTTTCAACTCGGATAGAACTTGAGCAATGTTTGCTTGAGAGGCCAATCTGATCATGATatctaatttttcaagtttcacaTAGATGGGATCGTTGTACTTGACAAAAAATACCTTCATTTCATGTTTCAATATATCTGGCCTTTTCTGGACGATCAGATTGATATTCCTTAAAGCTACATATTGAACTTCAGGCTCGGAACTAAGAAGGGTAACTAATGGTGGTGCTAATTTTTTAGTCAGCGTACCAACGAAGTCAGACTCTGATTGCAGCATTTCCATAAGCTTCATCAGAACCTGAAAACCATACGTAAACAACATTATTGAAGATGATCGGCTTAAAGACCATACATCTTTATTAAATAACGTGCCAAAAGCATGTGCAAGTGTAGTAAGTGTGACAACCTTGACAGCAGACAGAACTACTGCTGCGTTTGCATGGGCGAGACGTGGCGTGATCCGTTCGCAGATACTCTGTGCCTCACGATCGTCTTTTGGAGAATAGTTGGCTAGTGAATCAAGAATGAAAACTTGTCCCCATTCCGTACATTCGTTCAAGGCTGTAAGCAGCTTATTGATGGTCTGCGCATTCATCTCTACCAACGGCTGTCCACTGGGGCTTGCTTCATTTATCTCAGATAGCGCCGCAACAGCATTTGCAACAACCTTGTTAAAGAAGATATTGTCAGCAACAGAATCGAAGTACTGAAAACTTGAGATGAGATGGGACATGGGACTTAAAATGCATTAATCGTAATTGATTTTTCcccatattattattataattatttttatttattattaaaaaaacccATTTTA from Neodiprion virginianus isolate iyNeoVirg1 chromosome 3, iyNeoVirg1.1, whole genome shotgun sequence encodes the following:
- the LOC124301075 gene encoding 40S ribosomal protein S27, which encodes MPLARDFLHPSPAEEKRRHKLKRLVQKPNSYFMDVKCPGCYAIKTIFSHAQRAVECDGCRTILCTSTGGKARLTEGCSFRKKPQC
- the LOC124301073 gene encoding phosphatidylinositol transfer protein alpha isoform, with the translated sequence MLIKEFRVTLPLTVEEYQVAQLYSVAEASKNNTGGGEGIEVLKNEPFTDYPLLGGKYSSGQYTYKIYHLASKVPAFIRLLLPKNSLEIHEEAWNAYPYCKTVITNPGYMKDNFIIMIESFHIGDVGNQNNVHELPADKLKIREVVYIDIANDPIASADYKADEDPSTFHSKKTGRGPLVGKDWKNNVQPVMTCYKLVTCEFKWFGLQTRVENFIQKAERRLFTNFHRQVFCWMDRWSGLTMADIRAIEDNTKEELDRQRHQGEVRGMRAED
- the LOC124301069 gene encoding AP-1 complex subunit beta-1 isoform X1, whose product is MTDSKYFTTTKKGEIFELKSELNNDKKEKKKEAVKKVIASMTVGKDVSALFPDVVNCMQTDNLELKKLVYLYLMNYAKSQPDMAIMAVNTFVKELATSPMTKDCEDPNPLIRALAVRTMGCIRVDKITEYLCEPLRKCLKDEDPYVRKTAAVCVAKLYDINAALVEDQGFLDQLKDLLSDSNPMVVANAVAALSEINEASPSGQPLVEMNAQTINKLLTALNECTEWGQVFILDSLANYSPKDDREAQSICERITPRLAHANAAVVLSAVKVLMKLMEMLQSESDFVGTLTKKLAPPLVTLLSSEPEVQYVALRNINLIVQKRPDILKHEMKVFFVKYNDPIYVKLEKLDIMIRLASQANIAQVLSELKEYATEVDVDFVRKAVRAIGRCAIKVEPSAERCVSTLLDLIQTKVNYVVQEAIVVIKDIFRKYPNKYESIISTLCENLDTLDEPEARASMIWIIGEYAERIDNADELLESFLEGFHDENTQVQLQLLTAIVKLFLKRPTDTQELVQQVLSLATQDSDNPDLRDRGFIYWRLLSTDPAAAKEVVLAEKPLISEETDLLEPALLDELICHISSLASVYHKPPTAFVEGRAAGARKSLPARSNSNEDTVQRVPQPQSQVIPAQDSLIGDLLSMDIGGPSVVTPAPTSQSGLGLDLLGGGLDGILGSNDPISAPAISQTTTGLLGDIFGFSQAPTSYIPPKVNWLPAEKGKGFDVWGTFSRKNGQISMDMTFSNKAMQPMGGFAIQLNKNSFGLTPAAPLQVGGPLNPGASIETSVILSTAGAVQRMDPLNDLQVAMKNNIGIFYFACLVPMNVFFTEDGQLDKRIFLSTWKDIPAQNEVQYTLTGVMLTADQVVQKMQQNNVFTIAKRNVEGQDMLYQSLKLTNNVWVLNELKIQPGNPNVTLSLKSRSVEVASGVFAAYDAILHS
- the LOC124301069 gene encoding AP-1 complex subunit beta-1 isoform X2, with protein sequence MTDSKYFTTTKKGEIFELKSELNNDKKEKKKEAVKKVIASMTVGKDVSALFPDVVNCMQTDNLELKKLVYLYLMNYAKSQPDMAIMAVNTFVKDCEDPNPLIRALAVRTMGCIRVDKITEYLCEPLRKCLKDEDPYVRKTAAVCVAKLYDINAALVEDQGFLDQLKDLLSDSNPMVVANAVAALSEINEASPSGQPLVEMNAQTINKLLTALNECTEWGQVFILDSLANYSPKDDREAQSICERITPRLAHANAAVVLSAVKVLMKLMEMLQSESDFVGTLTKKLAPPLVTLLSSEPEVQYVALRNINLIVQKRPDILKHEMKVFFVKYNDPIYVKLEKLDIMIRLASQANIAQVLSELKEYATEVDVDFVRKAVRAIGRCAIKVEPSAERCVSTLLDLIQTKVNYVVQEAIVVIKDIFRKYPNKYESIISTLCENLDTLDEPEARASMIWIIGEYAERIDNADELLESFLEGFHDENTQVQLQLLTAIVKLFLKRPTDTQELVQQVLSLATQDSDNPDLRDRGFIYWRLLSTDPAAAKEVVLAEKPLISEETDLLEPALLDELICHISSLASVYHKPPTAFVEGRAAGARKSLPARSNSNEDTVQRVPQPQSQVIPAQDSLIGDLLSMDIGGPSVVTPAPTSQSGLGLDLLGGGLDGILGSNDPISAPAISQTTTGLLGDIFGFSQAPTSYIPPKVNWLPAEKGKGFDVWGTFSRKNGQISMDMTFSNKAMQPMGGFAIQLNKNSFGLTPAAPLQVGGPLNPGASIETSVILSTAGAVQRMDPLNDLQVAMKNNIGIFYFACLVPMNVFFTEDGQLDKRIFLSTWKDIPAQNEVQYTLTGVMLTADQVVQKMQQNNVFTIAKRNVEGQDMLYQSLKLTNNVWVLNELKIQPGNPNVTLSLKSRSVEVASGVFAAYDAILHS